Proteins from a single region of Allocatelliglobosispora scoriae:
- a CDS encoding tectonin domain-containing protein, which produces MFTAPRRASTVSGVVAVVAAVLVSSTVTLAASAGPPDPLPAAGRSAVLPLAATTAAPKPGIRGERSSAAIAGSYLVKLKKSKEDLDSRARRLSDTYHGALGQVWKHTAPGFTIALARADAVKLSVDAEVEYVQQDQRLAISPMPAVEGPVGLTQTPAPWALDRIDQHALPLDNNYSFDDSAGQGVSAYILASGIAVSHPDFGGRAVGGGNFVNDGRPSTSDCHGSGTRLAGIVGGTQHGVAKKVGMVSVRISDCSALTSTTAVVNGIDWVIGNAVLPAVIVFPLLDYCVNPQNGQPVPCAPDVAEIIVNAQESTFQAGIAVFGMAGDSGQDTCANATGAAPDTVYVGATTSTDARLGTSNFGPCVTMFAPGGGITTDDPAGTITVSTSGASAAYVAGAAALFAGKPEFEGASPADIRDELVQNRSTPNVVTGLTANTPNRLLFTGPPGFFTVGESASLAPRSDGRLELFGVNRTGSMFHREQAAPSSSTWSSWSQSVSKGWLSVGAEPNGDGRLALLGVTPTGELWLREEMTANSNTFSIWSKLSPPAGAVPLGRVVMAHNLSNRLQIFTTNQQGQVFQRAQLGPGSRLWSAWTPLTFAGKLRSISAVNYADGRIELLGVDDAGQVWRATQLTANDNNWSSFTKIGGFGVASIAAARNANGTLELVAVDAGGSLWHRTQPSVGTWGSTWSTIVPKTLSRVTAETNANGRIGLVGVDNLGNIWQSTQTSANAGTYTSWVQLDGQLRP; this is translated from the coding sequence ATGTTCACAGCCCCGCGTCGCGCTTCGACGGTGAGCGGTGTGGTGGCCGTCGTCGCGGCGGTGCTCGTCAGCTCGACGGTGACCCTCGCGGCCTCGGCCGGGCCACCGGACCCGCTGCCGGCGGCCGGCCGATCGGCTGTGCTGCCGCTCGCGGCGACCACCGCCGCGCCCAAGCCGGGCATCCGGGGCGAGCGGTCCAGCGCGGCGATCGCGGGCAGCTACCTGGTCAAGCTCAAGAAGAGCAAGGAGGACCTCGATTCCCGGGCCCGCCGGCTCAGCGACACCTATCACGGCGCCCTCGGCCAGGTCTGGAAGCACACCGCGCCGGGCTTCACCATCGCCCTGGCCCGCGCCGACGCGGTGAAGCTGTCGGTCGACGCCGAGGTCGAGTACGTCCAGCAGGACCAGCGGCTCGCCATCTCGCCGATGCCGGCGGTGGAGGGTCCGGTGGGGCTGACCCAGACACCGGCGCCGTGGGCGTTGGACCGGATCGACCAGCACGCGCTGCCGCTGGACAACAACTACAGCTTCGACGACTCGGCCGGTCAGGGCGTCAGCGCCTACATCCTCGCCAGCGGGATCGCCGTCTCGCACCCGGACTTCGGCGGGCGGGCCGTCGGCGGCGGCAACTTCGTCAACGACGGCCGACCGAGCACGAGCGACTGCCACGGTTCCGGTACGCGATTGGCGGGCATCGTCGGCGGCACCCAGCACGGCGTGGCGAAGAAGGTGGGGATGGTCAGCGTACGCATCTCCGACTGCAGCGCCCTCACCTCGACCACGGCGGTCGTCAACGGCATCGACTGGGTGATCGGCAACGCCGTGCTGCCGGCCGTGATCGTCTTCCCGCTGCTGGACTACTGCGTCAACCCGCAGAACGGCCAGCCCGTCCCCTGCGCACCCGATGTCGCCGAGATCATCGTCAACGCGCAGGAGAGCACGTTCCAGGCGGGCATCGCGGTCTTCGGCATGGCGGGCGACTCCGGCCAGGACACCTGCGCCAACGCGACCGGCGCGGCACCGGACACCGTCTATGTCGGTGCCACCACCAGCACCGATGCGCGGCTCGGCACCTCCAACTTCGGTCCCTGCGTGACGATGTTCGCCCCCGGCGGCGGCATCACCACCGACGACCCGGCCGGGACGATCACCGTCAGCACCAGCGGCGCCTCGGCCGCCTACGTCGCCGGTGCCGCCGCGCTCTTCGCCGGGAAGCCGGAGTTCGAGGGCGCCTCACCGGCCGACATCCGCGACGAACTGGTGCAGAACCGGTCCACCCCCAACGTCGTCACCGGCCTGACCGCCAACACGCCCAACCGGCTGCTCTTCACCGGCCCGCCCGGCTTCTTCACGGTGGGGGAGTCGGCGAGCCTCGCCCCGCGCTCCGACGGCAGGCTGGAGCTCTTCGGCGTCAACAGGACCGGCTCGATGTTCCACCGCGAGCAGGCCGCGCCGAGCAGCAGCACCTGGTCCAGCTGGAGCCAGTCGGTGAGCAAGGGCTGGCTCTCCGTCGGCGCCGAACCCAACGGCGACGGGCGGCTGGCACTGCTCGGCGTGACCCCGACCGGCGAGCTGTGGCTGCGCGAGGAGATGACGGCCAACTCCAACACGTTCTCGATCTGGTCGAAGCTGAGCCCGCCGGCCGGCGCGGTCCCGCTCGGCCGGGTCGTCATGGCGCACAACCTGAGCAACCGGCTGCAGATCTTCACCACCAACCAGCAGGGCCAGGTGTTCCAACGCGCCCAGCTCGGGCCCGGTTCGCGGCTGTGGTCGGCCTGGACGCCGCTCACCTTCGCCGGGAAGCTGCGCTCCATCAGCGCGGTCAACTACGCCGACGGCCGGATCGAACTCCTCGGGGTCGACGACGCCGGGCAGGTCTGGCGGGCCACCCAGCTCACCGCGAACGACAACAACTGGTCGTCGTTCACCAAGATCGGCGGGTTCGGGGTCGCCTCGATCGCCGCCGCCCGCAACGCCAACGGCACCCTCGAACTCGTCGCCGTCGACGCCGGTGGCAGCCTCTGGCACCGGACGCAGCCATCGGTCGGCACGTGGGGCAGCACGTGGTCCACGATCGTCCCGAAGACCCTGTCGCGGGTCACCGCCGAGACCAACGCCAACGGCCGGATCGGCCTGGTCGGGGTCGACAACCTCGGCAACATCTGGCAGAGCACGCAGACCTCGGCGAACGCGGGCACCTACACGTCGTGGGTCCAGCTCGACGGTCAGCTGCGGCCCTGA
- a CDS encoding CapA family protein → MRRTVAGVMARRRARLAVAALTTALLSAACTSTSPPAVPEPVWSAAPSPSLSAPAPTPAPSQAGAETLTLAFGGDVHFTGRTARLLRDPGTVFGAFAAPLRAADVAVVNLETAVTTRGTPEPKEFHFRTPASAFTALTAAGIDIASLGNNHALDYGRVGLADSLAAARSAGVPVIGAGATADEAYAAHVVTVRGVRVAVLAMSQIHTLAEAWAPTATRSGVAMSHDRGRAVQAVKDARAQADVVVVFMHWGVESSNCPKAEMTSLAKALAAAGANIITGTHAHVPLAGGMIGNTYVHYGAGNFVWYVGSSDTLLLTLTVSAVPGGGPDHTRVVKADVLPGVISSTGQPKLVTGSAASAVKARLAGAQRCSGLKPGP, encoded by the coding sequence TTGCGGCGTACCGTCGCCGGGGTGATGGCCCGCCGACGGGCGCGACTCGCGGTCGCCGCCCTGACCACCGCGCTGCTCAGCGCCGCCTGCACCTCGACCTCCCCGCCCGCCGTGCCCGAACCGGTCTGGTCCGCGGCACCGTCGCCCAGCCTGTCGGCGCCCGCACCCACCCCGGCGCCGAGCCAGGCCGGGGCCGAGACGCTCACCCTCGCCTTCGGCGGCGACGTGCACTTCACCGGGCGCACCGCGCGGCTGCTGCGCGACCCCGGGACCGTCTTCGGTGCCTTCGCCGCTCCGCTGCGCGCGGCCGATGTCGCCGTCGTCAACCTCGAGACCGCTGTCACGACGCGCGGCACCCCGGAGCCCAAGGAGTTCCACTTCCGCACTCCCGCCAGTGCCTTCACGGCGCTCACGGCGGCCGGAATCGACATCGCCTCGCTCGGCAACAACCACGCGCTCGACTACGGCCGGGTGGGGCTCGCCGACAGCCTCGCCGCCGCCCGCAGCGCCGGGGTGCCGGTGATCGGCGCGGGCGCGACAGCGGACGAGGCCTATGCCGCGCACGTCGTCACCGTGCGCGGGGTGCGGGTAGCCGTGCTCGCCATGTCGCAGATCCACACCCTCGCCGAGGCCTGGGCGCCGACCGCCACCCGGTCCGGGGTCGCGATGTCCCACGACCGCGGTCGTGCCGTCCAGGCCGTCAAGGACGCCCGCGCGCAGGCCGACGTGGTCGTCGTCTTCATGCACTGGGGCGTCGAGAGCAGCAACTGCCCCAAGGCCGAGATGACCTCGCTCGCGAAGGCGCTCGCGGCGGCGGGCGCAAACATCATCACGGGTACGCACGCGCACGTCCCGCTCGCCGGCGGCATGATCGGCAACACCTATGTGCACTACGGCGCCGGCAACTTCGTCTGGTATGTCGGCAGCTCAGACACCCTGCTGCTGACCTTGACCGTCTCCGCCGTGCCCGGCGGAGGTCCGGATCACACCCGGGTCGTGAAGGCCGACGTGCTACCCGGGGTGATCAGCTCAACCGGGCAGCCGAAGCTCGTCACCGGCTCCGCCGCGAGCGCGGTGAAGGCTCGACTCGCCGGGGCGCAGCGCTGCTCGGGGCTGAAGCCGGGGCCGTGA
- a CDS encoding TetR/AcrR family transcriptional regulator: MTRRTAEVRLDALLRTAIDVIVERGLANTRTADVAAAAGVSQALVFYHFASKEALLAQAFAYAAEQDLARLDAVVKAPATPHEKLKKIIKLYAPVGRSKSWAIWIDGWSQALRSPEFEKLSRKLDLKWKESLTEVISAGVSDASFTCDDPAGAAWRITALIDGLAVQMTVHAKVASRAQAAEWIALTVAREVGLDRL, from the coding sequence GTGACGAGACGAACCGCCGAAGTCCGCCTGGACGCGCTGCTGCGCACCGCCATCGATGTGATCGTGGAGCGCGGGCTGGCCAACACGCGGACCGCCGACGTGGCCGCGGCCGCCGGGGTGAGCCAGGCACTCGTCTTCTACCACTTCGCCAGCAAGGAGGCGCTGCTCGCGCAGGCCTTCGCCTACGCCGCCGAGCAGGACCTGGCCCGGCTCGACGCCGTCGTCAAGGCGCCCGCCACACCGCACGAAAAGCTCAAGAAGATCATCAAGTTGTACGCCCCCGTCGGCCGCTCCAAATCCTGGGCGATCTGGATCGACGGCTGGTCGCAGGCGCTGCGTTCGCCGGAGTTCGAGAAGCTCTCCCGCAAGCTGGACCTGAAGTGGAAGGAGTCGCTCACCGAGGTCATCTCGGCCGGGGTGAGCGACGCCTCCTTCACCTGCGACGATCCGGCCGGAGCCGCCTGGCGGATCACCGCTCTCATCGACGGGCTCGCCGTGCAGATGACCGTGCACGCCAAGGTCGCGTCCCGGGCGCAGGCCGCCGAGTGGATCGCGCTGACCGTCGCGCGTGAGGTCGGCCTCGACCGACTGTGA
- a CDS encoding FG-GAP repeat domain-containing protein gives MHSKLNRRLAGLSAVLVALVAAGSAPARADVVVPANPTSIPAVLSGDFSGDGFTDLALTGASGWTSLPVATRNYQGGFNVTNAVSPAFAAWASLPGVKVITADFNGDHADDILLTGVAGWTGMPLALSNRNGTFTVTTASVGSSGFAALAAAATARAFSGDFNGDGRTDIALTAGDGWSTIPIAYSAGNGTFTFTNSTVPTFPSLAWGTGTRLFSGDVNADGRTDLVLLPGDADMLTDLTVTVAISNGNGTFQVTRTDFPDFVGATYRKQVVAGDFTGDHRMDLAVVQNDRILMAYSTGTGTFYLYRTGGAGDAAFRSRALRPGASIISADYDCDGRADLAVLPEPGSSWTTMPVAMPRDPETLFIVDDLMPHFPQWAATAGAKVVVGDFDDDDCYDLALVGNAGSTAVTLAMSNGDGSFNEQNAGSPTFAAWATGTSPVTLPPAPTPTTGNLSILDTAVLSGIQPSMTVGTDGLGIASYWVGGSEQNLRVAHCVDVLCTAITTTDIDTVGDVGQFSSIRIGSDGLPLISYIANRNAANAFIEDLRVAHCNDIACTSATVTTIDAAAKVNDVSPLGIGGDGLGLISYQDTTTSSATRMKVAHCTNIACTASTVTTIDTVKPDNGENGGYSQNGLAIGNHGLGLISYYDGGTNEMLKVAACLDPACATVLRTVVDRAANPSGLLHGGWSSMTIGRDGLALISYNGNYSATGSDLKVAHCRDAYCTTSTLITADTGGHTGWRSSITIGGDGLGVISYHDITNRDLKVAHCTNLACSAATAALIDGFDDVGTRSSITVGPDGLPLIGYTGPGLIGVALRVIRCGNSDCTAVIVAPF, from the coding sequence ATGCACAGCAAGCTCAACCGCCGCCTCGCCGGGCTGTCAGCGGTCCTGGTGGCGCTGGTCGCGGCGGGCTCGGCACCGGCGCGGGCCGATGTCGTCGTCCCGGCGAACCCGACCAGCATCCCGGCGGTGCTCTCGGGCGACTTCAGCGGCGACGGATTCACCGACCTCGCGCTGACCGGCGCCTCCGGATGGACCAGCCTGCCGGTGGCGACCCGCAACTACCAGGGCGGATTCAACGTCACCAACGCCGTGTCGCCCGCCTTCGCCGCCTGGGCCTCGCTGCCGGGCGTGAAGGTGATCACCGCCGACTTCAACGGCGACCACGCCGACGACATCCTGCTCACCGGCGTCGCCGGGTGGACGGGCATGCCGCTGGCGCTGTCGAACCGCAACGGCACCTTCACGGTCACCACCGCCTCGGTCGGCTCCTCCGGTTTCGCCGCCCTCGCGGCGGCGGCCACCGCGCGCGCGTTCTCCGGCGACTTCAACGGCGACGGCAGGACCGACATCGCGTTGACCGCGGGCGACGGCTGGAGCACGATTCCCATCGCCTACTCCGCGGGCAACGGCACGTTCACCTTCACCAACTCGACCGTGCCGACCTTCCCGTCGCTCGCCTGGGGCACCGGTACGCGGCTGTTCAGCGGCGATGTCAACGCCGACGGGCGTACCGACCTGGTGCTGCTGCCCGGTGACGCGGACATGCTCACCGACCTCACCGTCACCGTCGCGATCTCCAACGGCAACGGGACGTTCCAGGTCACCCGGACCGACTTCCCGGACTTCGTCGGTGCGACCTACCGCAAGCAGGTGGTCGCGGGCGACTTCACCGGTGACCACCGGATGGATCTCGCGGTGGTGCAGAACGACCGGATCCTGATGGCCTACTCCACCGGCACCGGCACGTTCTACCTCTACCGGACCGGCGGAGCGGGCGACGCGGCGTTCCGCTCCCGGGCACTGCGGCCGGGCGCGTCGATCATCAGCGCGGACTACGACTGCGACGGCCGCGCCGACCTCGCCGTCCTCCCGGAGCCGGGCAGCTCCTGGACCACCATGCCGGTGGCGATGCCCCGGGACCCCGAGACGCTCTTCATCGTCGACGACCTGATGCCGCACTTCCCGCAGTGGGCCGCCACCGCCGGGGCGAAGGTCGTCGTCGGCGACTTCGACGACGACGACTGCTACGACCTGGCGCTGGTCGGCAACGCCGGCTCGACCGCCGTCACCCTCGCCATGTCCAACGGCGACGGGTCGTTCAACGAGCAGAACGCGGGCTCGCCGACCTTCGCCGCCTGGGCCACCGGGACGAGTCCGGTGACGCTGCCACCGGCACCGACGCCCACCACCGGCAACCTCTCCATTCTGGACACCGCCGTCCTGTCCGGCATCCAGCCCTCGATGACGGTCGGCACCGACGGGCTCGGCATCGCCAGCTACTGGGTCGGCGGATCCGAGCAGAACCTGCGGGTCGCGCACTGCGTGGACGTGCTCTGCACGGCGATCACCACCACCGACATCGACACCGTCGGTGATGTCGGGCAGTTCTCGTCCATCCGGATCGGCTCGGACGGGCTGCCGCTGATCAGCTACATCGCCAACCGCAACGCCGCCAACGCCTTCATCGAGGACCTGCGGGTGGCGCACTGCAACGATATCGCCTGCACCAGCGCCACCGTCACCACCATCGACGCCGCCGCCAAGGTCAACGATGTCAGCCCGCTCGGCATCGGCGGCGACGGGTTGGGCCTGATCAGCTACCAGGACACGACCACCAGCAGTGCCACCAGGATGAAGGTGGCCCACTGCACCAATATCGCCTGCACCGCCTCGACGGTCACCACCATCGACACCGTCAAGCCCGACAACGGCGAGAACGGCGGCTACAGCCAGAACGGCCTCGCCATCGGCAACCACGGGCTGGGCCTGATCAGCTACTACGACGGCGGCACCAACGAGATGTTGAAGGTGGCGGCCTGCCTCGACCCGGCCTGTGCGACCGTGCTGCGGACGGTCGTCGACCGGGCCGCCAATCCGTCCGGGCTGCTGCACGGCGGCTGGTCCTCGATGACGATCGGTCGCGACGGGCTGGCGCTGATCAGCTACAACGGCAATTACAGCGCCACCGGCTCCGATCTGAAGGTGGCCCACTGCCGGGATGCCTACTGCACCACCTCGACGCTCATCACCGCCGACACCGGCGGGCACACCGGGTGGCGGTCATCGATCACGATCGGCGGTGACGGCCTGGGCGTGATCAGTTACCACGACATCACCAACCGGGACCTGAAGGTCGCGCACTGCACCAACCTGGCCTGTAGCGCGGCGACCGCCGCCCTCATCGACGGCTTCGACGATGTCGGCACGCGCTCGTCGATCACCGTGGGACCGGACGGGCTGCCGTTGATCGGCTACACCGGGCCGGGGCTCATCGGGGTGGCACTACGCGTCATCCGCTGCGGCAACTCCGACTGCACGGCGGTGATCGTCGCGCCGTTCTGA
- a CDS encoding S8 family serine peptidase, whose product MFNASITGRKAAAAALAVATFTAGVVGSTPAAYSAPVGDIVGAATGIAIPGRYIVVLKNTKGADDVPTRAKTLSDRYAGKLDSVYEKTLSGFSVAMRESSAKRLAADPEVDYVEQDQVVHLTDTQENPPSPGLDRIDQRALPLDTTFSYESDPSPVTVYVLDSGVRTTHTDFGGRAVNGWDFVDGDAIANDCNGHGTHVAGTIGGTAYGVAKKVKLVAVRAFDCSGVSTASSVQNAVEWITSHAVKPAIANLSIGMSCVDGSGMPTPCPADSGKAVKTAITNSIAAGISYVLSAGNENINACGSPFNLVVGTVVTGAANANDAKRPTSNWGSCVDIWAPGDGIVSAGNAGDTASATMGGTSMAAPHVTGALALILARPGWSTKTPAEVKAQLLSESTPNVVTGLDAGSPNKLVHTPPPPVAGGSSVAFARHADGRLNLFGVNRAGTLFFRTQTAPNADTYTAWTSSVDPSWYSVCADTDSSSRIKLVGLRRNQQVWHRNQAVANTNTWTIWQQFDGLLTSCAVASTGTTLEVFGTNAQGQVWRRSEVSPGGAFTPWTLLAGVPPLRGIAAERNGNGKVELFGLARTGEIWHCWNTAANCPAGSWVQLDGLLTTIAVSWNSPTGLSVFGVNAAGQLFRRDALAGVNTWAAWAPLDSPTTGGPLRSVAAEGNLDGRISLVAVNTAGQIWTRKQTAPTASTYGPWVQLDGLLRP is encoded by the coding sequence GTGTTCAACGCATCGATCACCGGCCGAAAAGCGGCGGCGGCCGCACTGGCGGTGGCAACATTCACCGCAGGCGTCGTCGGGTCGACACCGGCTGCATACTCGGCCCCGGTCGGGGACATCGTCGGCGCCGCAACGGGCATCGCCATCCCGGGGCGCTACATCGTGGTGCTGAAGAACACCAAGGGCGCCGACGACGTCCCCACCAGGGCGAAAACCCTCAGCGACCGGTACGCCGGGAAGCTCGACTCCGTCTACGAGAAGACCCTGTCCGGCTTCTCGGTGGCGATGAGGGAGTCCTCGGCGAAGCGGTTGGCCGCCGACCCCGAGGTGGACTACGTCGAGCAGGACCAGGTGGTGCACCTCACCGACACGCAGGAGAACCCGCCGTCGCCCGGCCTGGACCGCATCGACCAGCGTGCCCTGCCCCTGGACACCACGTTCAGCTACGAGAGCGACCCCTCGCCGGTCACCGTATACGTCCTGGACAGCGGGGTACGCACGACGCACACCGACTTCGGCGGCCGCGCCGTCAACGGCTGGGACTTCGTCGACGGCGACGCGATCGCCAACGACTGCAACGGCCACGGCACCCACGTCGCGGGCACCATCGGCGGCACCGCCTACGGCGTCGCCAAGAAGGTGAAGCTGGTCGCCGTCCGCGCCTTCGACTGCTCCGGTGTCTCCACCGCCTCCAGCGTGCAGAACGCGGTGGAGTGGATCACCTCGCACGCGGTCAAGCCCGCCATCGCGAACCTGAGCATCGGCATGAGCTGCGTCGACGGCAGCGGGATGCCCACACCCTGCCCCGCCGACTCCGGCAAGGCCGTCAAGACCGCGATCACGAACTCGATCGCGGCCGGGATCAGCTACGTCCTGTCCGCCGGCAACGAGAACATCAACGCGTGCGGCAGCCCGTTCAACCTGGTCGTCGGCACCGTCGTCACCGGCGCGGCCAACGCCAACGACGCCAAGCGGCCCACCTCCAACTGGGGTTCCTGCGTCGACATCTGGGCACCCGGTGACGGCATCGTCTCGGCCGGCAATGCCGGCGACACGGCGAGCGCGACCATGGGCGGCACCTCCATGGCGGCACCGCACGTCACCGGCGCCCTGGCGCTGATCCTGGCCCGGCCGGGCTGGTCGACGAAGACACCGGCGGAGGTGAAGGCGCAGCTGCTGTCGGAGAGCACCCCCAACGTGGTCACGGGCCTGGACGCCGGATCGCCGAACAAGCTGGTCCACACGCCACCGCCACCGGTCGCGGGCGGGTCGTCGGTCGCCTTCGCCCGGCACGCCGACGGCCGGCTGAACCTCTTCGGGGTCAACCGGGCCGGCACGCTGTTCTTCCGCACCCAGACGGCGCCCAACGCCGACACCTACACGGCCTGGACATCGTCGGTCGACCCGAGCTGGTACTCGGTCTGCGCCGACACCGACTCCTCGTCGCGCATCAAACTGGTCGGGCTGCGGCGCAACCAGCAGGTGTGGCACCGCAACCAGGCGGTCGCCAACACCAACACGTGGACCATCTGGCAGCAGTTCGACGGCCTGCTCACGTCCTGCGCGGTCGCCTCCACCGGGACGACGCTGGAGGTCTTCGGCACCAACGCGCAGGGCCAGGTGTGGCGGCGCTCCGAGGTCAGCCCCGGCGGCGCCTTCACGCCGTGGACGCTGCTGGCCGGCGTACCGCCCCTGCGGGGGATCGCCGCCGAACGCAACGGCAACGGCAAGGTGGAGCTGTTCGGGCTGGCGCGGACCGGTGAGATCTGGCACTGCTGGAACACCGCCGCCAACTGCCCGGCCGGTTCCTGGGTGCAGCTCGACGGCCTGCTCACCACGATCGCGGTCTCCTGGAACAGCCCGACGGGCCTGTCGGTGTTCGGCGTCAACGCCGCCGGTCAGCTCTTCCGCCGCGACGCGCTCGCCGGGGTCAACACCTGGGCGGCCTGGGCGCCGCTCGACTCGCCGACCACGGGCGGCCCGCTGCGCTCGGTCGCCGCGGAGGGCAACCTCGACGGCCGGATCAGCCTCGTCGCGGTCAACACCGCCGGGCAGATCTGGACCCGCAAGCAGACCGCGCCGACCGCCTCCACCTACGGCCCGTGGGTTCAGCTCGACGGCCTGCTGCGGCCGTGA
- a CDS encoding CapA family protein, whose amino-acid sequence MRALRLLGLLLLTLTGCTAPPPPAAPPPPVVPASSPPARSATIRPVTIAFAGDVHFTERTLPLLDDPESAFGPIATVLAAADLTVVNLESAVTTRGVPEPKTFHFRAPASAYTALKAAGVDIASVANNHALDYGRVGLADTLALADRARFPVVGAGRDAATAFTPKITTVGGTRIALLGVSQVAELWRSWRATAAQPGIAMARDTAWATEAVRAARKVADVVVVYVHWASPEGQVCPTTEMRDLATALSRAGADAVVGTHGHILLGGGWLGRTYVHYGLGNFLWWRDDAASNDTGVLQLTLTAGRITGADLIPAVINRRTGQPVVARGTAAARITADEPRLRACAKLAAAPPP is encoded by the coding sequence GTGCGCGCTCTTCGACTCCTCGGCCTGCTCCTCCTCACGCTGACCGGCTGCACCGCGCCGCCGCCGCCCGCCGCCCCGCCCCCGCCGGTGGTCCCGGCGTCCTCTCCGCCCGCCCGTTCGGCGACCATTCGACCGGTGACGATCGCCTTCGCGGGGGACGTGCACTTCACAGAGCGCACGCTGCCGCTGCTCGACGATCCGGAGAGCGCGTTCGGCCCGATCGCCACCGTGCTCGCCGCGGCCGACCTGACGGTGGTCAACCTGGAGTCCGCCGTCACCACCAGGGGCGTCCCCGAGCCGAAGACCTTCCACTTCCGCGCTCCGGCCAGCGCATACACGGCGCTGAAGGCCGCCGGGGTCGACATCGCGTCGGTCGCCAACAACCACGCCCTCGACTACGGCCGGGTCGGTCTCGCCGACACGCTCGCCCTCGCCGACCGCGCGCGGTTCCCCGTCGTCGGTGCCGGCCGCGACGCCGCCACGGCCTTCACCCCCAAGATCACAACCGTCGGGGGTACGCGGATAGCCCTGCTCGGCGTCAGCCAGGTCGCCGAGCTCTGGCGGTCCTGGCGTGCGACTGCGGCACAGCCGGGGATCGCGATGGCCCGTGACACCGCCTGGGCCACCGAGGCGGTCCGGGCGGCTCGGAAGGTGGCCGACGTGGTGGTCGTCTACGTCCACTGGGCCTCCCCCGAGGGCCAGGTCTGCCCCACCACGGAGATGCGCGACCTGGCAACGGCCCTGTCGAGGGCGGGGGCCGACGCCGTGGTCGGCACGCACGGCCACATCCTGCTCGGCGGCGGGTGGCTCGGCCGTACCTACGTCCATTACGGCCTGGGCAACTTCCTCTGGTGGCGCGACGATGCGGCCAGCAACGACACCGGCGTCCTGCAGCTGACCCTGACGGCCGGGAGGATCACCGGAGCCGACCTGATCCCCGCCGTGATCAACCGCCGCACCGGCCAGCCCGTCGTCGCGCGCGGCACCGCCGCCGCCCGCATCACCGCCGACGAACCCCGCCTGCGCGCCTGCGCCAAGCTCGCCGCGGCCCCGCCCCCCTAG
- a CDS encoding GIY-YIG nuclease family protein, protein MDYRAANVRAGYVYVISNIGAFGEGMVKIGMTRRLEPLDRVRELSDASVPFNFDVHAIFFSNDAVGIESAMHSRLASRRVNLVNQRREFFYVTPHEAKQHLLELAGDLLEYNESPEALEYRQSLTQSELLAAGSSEA, encoded by the coding sequence GTGGACTACCGTGCCGCGAACGTCCGAGCCGGGTACGTCTACGTCATCTCCAACATCGGTGCCTTCGGAGAAGGGATGGTGAAGATCGGGATGACCCGTCGCCTCGAACCGCTCGACCGGGTCCGCGAACTGAGCGACGCGTCAGTGCCATTCAACTTCGATGTCCACGCGATCTTCTTCTCTAACGACGCGGTCGGAATCGAAAGTGCCATGCATTCTCGCCTGGCGTCACGCCGGGTCAACCTCGTCAACCAGCGCCGGGAGTTCTTCTACGTCACTCCGCACGAGGCGAAGCAGCACCTGCTCGAACTCGCCGGAGATCTCCTGGAGTACAACGAGTCGCCCGAGGCGCTGGAGTACCGGCAAAGTCTGACGCAATCTGAACTCTTAGCAGCTGGCTCTTCTGAAGCGTAG